The genomic window ACGCATTTTTTTTGAGGAAAGTGGGAAAGATGCGGATAGAGCAATTCTAGAATATGCGAAAGAACTTAAAACTCAAGGAATGTATTTTGAGCTACATAGTTCAGCAGCTTATATGGGACTAACAGCAGAGAAATTTAAAATAAATTGGTTAGGAGAACCACAGCGTTTAACTAAGAAATCACCTATGATACAGCTTGCGGATCTAGTCTTATATCCAATAATAAAGGGACGTTATGACCCAAGCTACCGAACTTATGAGTCCCTTAAAAGTAAGTTAAAACTTGTTGATTGCGTTCTAGAGCCGGACAAAATACCTCAGATGGGTATCAAATATAGCTGTTTTGACGACATATAAAACTAAAGACTCGGACAAATTCCGAGTCTTTAAAATTTCGGCTTTCATACGAAAACCCCGGGGCGTTGCCCAATAAATAAATTATAAGGCCATTTAAAATTAAGTGCAAGCTAAAATAGCCTTGTTTATTAAAACTTTAAATTTAACTTCAGCGTCTCTGTGTAAAATTTCCCCTTTTAATTGATCTTGTAAGCACCCCTCCAAGTCAGCGATCGCAGCTAGCATAGTGGGCATTGCGAAAAAAATGTAAATAGGTTCAAAAGTATTCAAAGCTTTGCCCACTCTACAAAATTTAATTCTGATTGCTAGTATTGTGCGATTGCAGGCAAAAAGTTAAGAACAGTACAGATACTTTAGCAACCTCTTTGGAATTTTTTATTCACCTAAAGACCTTTCTATTGCTCTTCGGATATACTTTTGGTAGGAAATACCTTCTTTTTTAGATACAGTTTTAACCGTTTCTAACATTTCCTCCGACATTCTTAGATTTACAGTTTTGTCTTTAGGCTGAAATTCAAAAGTAACGGGCTTAAAGTTGTCTTCATGAAGATAATCTGACAAATCTCCATCTAGTAAGCTTTCTAAATCCTCATCAGTTTTTATTCTAGGAAATATTTTCTTCATATTTTTTCGCCTCTTTGTCTCTCATATAACGAGTGCTGATCGGTCTAATTAACCTTTTTCCTTGCTTTTCCCGGAATGTAAATCCTATGAAAATATATTTACCTTTGATTGATAGACCTGTTGCAATAAATCTATCCTCACTTTCAGAGTGCTTTATATCAGGTGAAATCCTAAGACTTTTATCAAGAAACAAAGCCTCAATTTCCTCTAATGAGACTCCGTGCTTTTGGCATTTTTCAATATTTCCATCATCCCAGTCAAAGCCTGATACAGCCTCTGTCATATATTATAGTAACATTTGTATATACAAATGTCAATACTTGAGTCGGCGATCGCAATCTCAATTCCAACAACGCCAAAGCTAACGCTTCCAACGTTCCTCAGCAATTTCACCAAATAGTCGTTTTAACAGTCGGAGGACGAGCGATCGCGCTCCATCTTCCACCGCTTCCTGATATACCCGCGTGTCTGCAACTGCTTCTTCACTTCGGGAACCTTTATTTGTAGGCATCATTATTTTACGAAGTGCGATCGCCCTTCTTCTTTGCGCCTTTGGGTGAAATTTATCCTCTTGGTTGATCTTGTAACCACTCTTCTAAATCCACAAGAGTAGAGAAATCCAACAAAGCATCACCTAAAGCTTCCAACTGTTCCACCGATAACCCTTGAATCTGAGACAGAAGCGCATCAGGAATATTACCCACGCGCCGGTTTAATAGTCGTAAAACGATCGTTCTTTCTCCTTCAACCTTTCCTTCAACCTTTCCTTCGACCTTTCCTTCGACCTTTCCTTCCTCTCGTCCTTCTTCCTTCGCTTCCAGAATAGCCCGTGGTTCTTCCAAATTCAGTCCCAACATCGCTTGAATCTCCTCTCGACTAAGGTTAGAAAACTTGTAGACGATAATCGTCGTAACTAAATCAATTATCGCTTGCTCCGATTGTTGCCGTGCTTGCTCCAGTAAAAACCGCGCCCCTTCCACTGCTTCCGTTTCAGAAGTAACATTTGTCAGCAACATCAAACCCAATCCCAAAGGTTGTTGTCGCAAATCCCCCAACTCATCCAGATAAACCCGCCTGACTTGACCACTCTCCAACAAAGCGCGGTGAATCGAAGAGGAAGAAGGTTCCAGGCTGCCAAAGCCAAAAATTATTACCCCAAACCAGTCATCGTAACGGATAGAGTGGCGGTAGAGAAACAAAAACAATTCGCTAAAGAAGCGGTGATATAAGTCTTCGTCCTTCTGAAACTGCACTTCTGCAAAAAAGACGGTTTTGGAAACTGCATTCGCCGGAGGTAAAAACACTCCATCAATCCGAAACGCCGTTTCTTTCACTTCAACTGATTCAAACTGGTAGTTTTCCGCTTCTGGGGGTGGTTCATCTACTAATTCAAACAGCAATCCTGGAAATTGCTTAAATAATTTGTAGAAGATGGTGTCACGTCGCATTTTTATTCCTCAACACCCAGACAATTACCAGATTGTAAAGGTCTGAGACACCAATTTTAGCGTAGGCGTAGCCCACCGTAGGTATCGCTTGTCCCTAAGACCGCG from Nostoc sp. UHCC 0926 includes these protein-coding regions:
- a CDS encoding BrnT family toxin; amino-acid sequence: MTEAVSGFDWDDGNIEKCQKHGVSLEEIEALFLDKSLRISPDIKHSESEDRFIATGLSIKGKYIFIGFTFREKQGKRLIRPISTRYMRDKEAKKYEENIS
- a CDS encoding CopG family antitoxin is translated as MKKIFPRIKTDEDLESLLDGDLSDYLHEDNFKPVTFEFQPKDKTVNLRMSEEMLETVKTVSKKEGISYQKYIRRAIERSLGE
- a CDS encoding Rpn family recombination-promoting nuclease/putative transposase, which produces MRRDTIFYKLFKQFPGLLFELVDEPPPEAENYQFESVEVKETAFRIDGVFLPPANAVSKTVFFAEVQFQKDEDLYHRFFSELFLFLYRHSIRYDDWFGVIIFGFGSLEPSSSSIHRALLESGQVRRVYLDELGDLRQQPLGLGLMLLTNVTSETEAVEGARFLLEQARQQSEQAIIDLVTTIIVYKFSNLSREEIQAMLGLNLEEPRAILEAKEEGREEGKVEGKVEGKVEGKVEGERTIVLRLLNRRVGNIPDALLSQIQGLSVEQLEALGDALLDFSTLVDLEEWLQDQPRG
- a CDS encoding DUF4351 domain-containing protein; the encoded protein is MMPTNKGSRSEEAVADTRVYQEAVEDGARSLVLRLLKRLFGEIAEERWKR